The following proteins are encoded in a genomic region of Arachis ipaensis cultivar K30076 chromosome B02, Araip1.1, whole genome shotgun sequence:
- the LOC107626811 gene encoding uncharacterized protein LOC107626811, which yields MHAKWLSKVFLNKIAENPKIKLTTLMRKAYTKWNAELTKSKASRVRQFALDELQGTYVEQYRRLYDYCHEILRTNPGSSVHLKIQRPPEFAFERPVSGVDLRPRFERIYVMLDACRRSFMACRPMIGLDGCFLKTPYGGWLLTAMGWDPNDQILPIAYAVVEAETKDSWTWFLQHLCDDLGVDKIRTCIFMSDQQKKRYPGIQLKLMMWNAAKATYLQEWERRMSEIQKVDQKAYNYLMEIPTKEKPIVTMLEDIRVYIMKRCADNRDRIVPYNRDVLPRIRIKVEKQAELSGNWEVSTVWNSLCTHAMTCIRKMCFNVDSYVADYYKKAAYISCYQHVIYPLNGPNLWDRTQFEDVLPPTYRKPIGRPKKKRARGVDEQATRTGLSREGQQQKCSYCLCSGHNKRSCPKKRKVTPNPTVNNVATSTSKGRKRQGVRKSSRLSAKTDSSKAADSGSRKQKGSKNKPPSHPKRKQAVSSQQSQAASKRTKVNHSQTASAPAPTTPRVLPSPVKRVTQSQLRFMARTPPRAWKNVE from the exons ATGCATGCAAAGTGGCTGAGTAAGGTTTTCTTGAACAAAATTGCTGAGAACCCCAAGATTAAGTTAACCACATTAATGAGGAAAGCATACACAAAGTGGAATGCGGAGTTGACCAAATCTAAGGCCTCCAGGGTCAGACAGTTTGCTCTGGATGAGTTGCAGGGGACATATGTGGAGCAGTACAGAAGATTATATGACTACTGTCACGAGATACTGAGGACCAACCCTGGGTCATCAGTGCATCTGAAAATTCAAAGGCCTCCTGAGTTTGCTTTTGAAAGACCAGTGTCAGGGGTAGATTTAAGACCCAGGTTTGAGAGGATCTATGTGATGTTGGATGCTTGTAGGAGGAGTTTTATGGCTTGTAGGCCAATGATTGGGTTGGACGGGTGTTTTCTGAAAACACCTTATGGAGGTTGGCTCCTGACTGCAATGGGTTGGGACCCAAACGATCAAATCCTGCCAATAGCATATGCTGTAGTGGAAGCTGAAACCAAGGACTCATGGACATGGTTTCTCCAGCACCTATGTGATGACCTGGGAGTTGACAAAATTAGGACCTGCATCTTCATGTCTGACCAACAGAAG AAGAGATATCCAGGAATCCAGTTGAAGCTAATGATGTGGAATGCTGCCAAGGCAACTTATCTTCAAGAATGGGAAAGGAGGATGAGTGAGATACAAAAGGTGGATCAGAAAGCATACAATTATCTTATGGAGATTCCAACAAA GGAGAAGCCAATAGTAACTATGCTAGAGGATATCCGGGTTTATATCATGAAACGTTGTGCTGACAACAGGGACAGAATAGTGCCTTACAATAGAGATGTGTTACCCAGAATTAGGATTAAGGTAGAAAAACAGGCCGAACTATCTGGTAATTGG GAAGTTTCAACTGTCTGGAATTCCTTGTGCACACATGCCATGACATGCATAAGAAAAATGTGTTTCAATGTGGATTCCTATGTTGCTGACTACTACAAAAAGGCTGCATACATCTCTTGCTACCAGCATGTTATCTACCCACTTAATGGGCCAAACCTTTGGGACAGAACTCAGTTCGAGGATGTATTACCTCCAACTTATAGAAAACCCATTGGGAGGCCAAAGAAGAAGAGGGCACGAGGTGTTGATGAGCAGGCTACTAGGACTGGACTATCTCGTGAAGGGCAACAACAAAAGTGCTCTTATTGTTTGTGCTCTGGCCATAACAAAAGGAGTTGTCCAAAGAAGCGCAAAGTCACTCCAAACCCAACT GTTAACAATGTTGCTACTTCTACTTCAAAGGGGAGAAAAAGGCAAGGAGTCAGAAAAAGTTCCAGACTATCTGCCAAGACAGATTCTAGTAAGGCTGCTGATAGTGGAAGTAGGAAGCAAAAGGGCAGCAAGAACAAACCACCCTCACACCCAAAGAGGAAGCAAGCTGTGAGCTCCCAACAATCACAAGCTGCTTCGAAAAGGACCAAAGTGAATCATTCACAGACTGCTTCTGCACCAGCCCCAACAACTCCAAGGGTTCTGCCAAGTCCAGTGAAGAGGGTGACCCAGTCTCAGCTCAGGTTCATGGCCAGGACACCACCAAGAGCATGGAAGAATGTGGAATGA